The Cryptomeria japonica chromosome 6, Sugi_1.0, whole genome shotgun sequence genomic interval CACGGAATTGGGGACAAAAAATGTCTTTTTTTTCTCTGGAATGGCTTCAAGCGTCTCATTCCAAGCCCGAGGAACAATTTTTCTCTGGGTGACAAAAAGCTTGGCGGTGTCGGGACACGGAGAAGTTTATGGCATTGGAATCTGTAAATCTCAAAGTTCCGCGAAGTTTTCAGAAGAAAACTCCGAGAGCTAAAACACTTACTATAATGCCTTGGTAGTGCAACTCTCTGAAGATTGGCCAGATTTACAGCCAGCACAAACTCCTTTGTTGATTTTTTAATGCTGTTTTGACATCTGCAACTTTCTGATAATCCAATGTAACTTCAACCTCAACTCCTAATTCACGTTTGGGCCCGTTTTCCAAACcagaaaagaaaaatgattcgGAAATCAAAACTACGTGTCGTCGATATCCTTTGTATTACTTATTCTATGTTGGGTTTCTGCAACAACGAGCTCGATTTCTGTACTGCAGTGTTTTCTGCAGAGCAAGATTGAGAAATTGAGTGAGAAACGACTAGTTTTGACATGTGGCAGACATTAAGGCTGTTTCGCAGAAGGAGAAGTAAATCTGAGAACGCGATTGATGCTTTATTGCATGTAAACTTAAATCCATCCCATCTGTTTCTTTCGCCTTTACCCTTTATTCCTCTTAAATATTCCCATTCTTTGTTGTTTTTTCAGGGCTTTGACAAACCGTCCGCACCCACAAAATTGCCCATTTAAGTAAAGTAGGAATGCAGTGACTTCGGTTGCCTTTGCATTTAGGCTTTCCTCGATTCCCGTAGATTTGTTCGCATTACTTGCCTTTAATTAAAATAAGGTTGTCGGAAAGAATTCGTGGCACTGTTGTTTCCTCTTTTTGTTTCCAAATACTTTATCGGACGATTTAGTTAGGCTGAAGGAAATCATATAGGATTTAGTAAAATCTGCAGATTTTGTCAtatttagggtttttcttggaagCAAGAGATTtgtaatggattcttctacatttGGTCACAATAAGTCTGTGCAATCTCTGGTAAATATTGAAGAAGAGTATCCAATATGTTTGCCTGGGATGTCATTTGCACCTCCGGAGACTCCGCAAGAGCCAATGGAATTCCTAGCTAGATCTTGGAGCATTTCAGCATTGGAGGTATCCAAGGCTCTTGCTCCGTTTACTGGTCATGGAGGGGGAAAAGGTCCCTCTGCTTTTCAAGAGAATACTAAGGTCGCGCCAGATAAATTGCCTTTAGTTACAGCTCCCTATTCATTTGCCTCCAATGGGACCTCGCAGCTAGTCATGGAACGGATTTTAACACACCCAGTAAGTATCTTTCTCCATCTTTTGGATTATTGCTTCCTGTCTGTGGATTCaggctttttctttttctttttgtctaCCAGTTGCTCTGTATAACGAGGTAGTTGTCAAATAGCAGTTTCTAAGAACCTTTTCTTGCATCGGATCACCTAAAAGGGGTTAAATAAGAACATGAATTGAAACCCCAGCAAGCTAATAACATTCTTACAAAATTAATGATCTGCTTAGGTTCCAGTCTGATTCTAGTGGGCATCAAATTGTACTACATGGTTATGCTTTTGCTTTTGTGATGTAGAGAGTATTTTGTATGTTCGTGTGGTTTAGCATGATGTTTATAGCAATTCCCAAGATTTTTGAAGTATCAGTCTTGTGGTTACATTTTGAATTAATTGCAATAGATTGGAAGTGATCATTGTGGGTATAGACTCTAGGGTGACATTGTCTAGCCTTATAGTTGGTCATTTGATGTTCAAACTCTACTAGTGGTTTACAATGACGGGTGAATTTTGATTTGCAGGTATTGGAAATATATTGATTTTAATTACAAAAGTTATATAGGCGAGACTGAAAATGCCTTCAATGGAATGAAAAAGAGTAGGAAGCGTGACATAGTGCTGCGCTCTCCAGCTTTTACCCCATTTTGAACCAGTAAATTCTAATATTATCTTTTCTACATGTCTGTATTCTAGAAAAACTTTTTCCCCAGATTTGGTCAAGTTCCCGAGATGGGTGTCATTGTTTGTGATGACGGGCATACTTCCAATCACGCATACAAGCAGGGCTTGGGATGAATTACTTCATGTACTGAGTTTTTTGATATTGTTGTCAGAATATCTTTTGTTGCTGGGAAACTTATGGGTAGCTTTGTCTTATTTAGATAGGAACCTCCAAAACACTTTTTGTCACCCAGAAATACAGAAAATGACTTGAAGCTATAATGAGAGGAGAAATGCCCTACAAGCTAATGATTCATGAATTCCTTATTTGGGCTTCTGGGCAAAATGCTCTTTTTCCATTCTTGTAGTAAATTGCTTGGTTGTATGGAGCTTTGAGATGCTATGCATCTTGTGGGCTTAGCTGGTTATCAATTTaaatacaacaaaaaatatatAAGCATGATTCGATCCACTGTGGAACTCAGAGCAGTAAACATTCGACTCTATATTTGGGCTTTAGATAACAAAGGCCTTTGGTGGGTACTTGACATGCCCTGTGACATGATAACTACATTCACCTTTCCTCTTTTGTCTGTTCGTTTATCTGTTTAAAGCTAATAAATTCTTTCCCTGTACAGGAAAATTCCATCCTGACATCAAGAAAGAGTCTCCATGGTGGCGTTCCATTAAAAATCCAAACTGCTGGCTCATTTGGCGGAAGTCCTCCGATTTCTCCAAGGGAATCTGATGATCTTAAGGTGTGTTATCTATGTTGCATGAACTGGATGAATATAAAAACACACTACAGTGATATGCCTCTTTCATGCTTCACTTGTTCCACTATGGCAAACTTTGCCGCTCCTTTTCACTAGGCAATTGTGTTAAAAGGAACTTTACATGTTTGTCTCCATTGTGTTATCCAGGCTTGTATTTTACTGCATTGAATTCTTAAACCCTGATCTTTGCCACACTGATCATAGTCGGAGCAAGTCATTTTCACAAGACAAATATGTTGCTAATGCATGCTAGATCTTTATATGTTTGTTTACATTGTCTTATCCAGGGTTGGATTTTACTGCAACGAGCTCTAAACCCTGATCTTTGCCACACTGATCATGCTCTGAACAACAGGGTATGGCTCCTTGAAATATAGGTTTATATTTTTATGTGGATCTTTGTTAGCGTTTTAGTTTTCATTTTCAGAAAAACCTGTATACGATGAACAGCATGAGCTTCCGAATCACACGCTGGTCAATTTTTGATGAGTATACATTGAATGATAAGGCAAGGACAACTATGGCTTGTTAAGGGAAGACTGATTGCATTAGCCACTCTTTGACCATTTAATTGTGCATTTTATAGATTAAGTGAAACAATTAATATGAATGAGGTCTATCAGGAGTTACCAAAAAATGTAACTATCTTATCTTGTTGCCAATTCAGAGCAGCAGTATTTAGTTGCTCGTCTGAACTATCTCTCTAAGTCTGAAATGGTTAGATTTCTAACCTGGACTTGTAGAATATTGTAACTATCTCGTCCCGTTGCAAATTGGGGCATCAGTATTTAGTTGCTCCTCTGGATTCTGCTTGATGACTGTTGTAGTTGTTACTGTATCATCTTGCTGCAAATTAGAGCCTTAATGTTTAGTTGCTTTCGCTGACCTCTGCCAGAACAAACAGATGTCTATTTAATGCTTGGAAATTCTAACCAAGCATTTTTTTCGCAGCTTTGCAAGAATGTCAGCTCTGCAAGAACACAAATACGGGGAAAAACAGTTGGAAGGTGGCTGAAAGATCTGAAAGAGAGAAAAAAAGAGGAGGCACGCACTCACAATGCACAGGTCCATGCAGCTATTTCAGTAGCTGGTGTAGCTGCTGCAGTTGCAGCAGTTGCGGCTGCTACTGCTACTTCATCTGGCGAGAATGGCCAATTGAAGACAAGTATGGCAGTTGCATCAGCAGCTGCACTTGTAGCGGCGCAGTGTGTTGAGGTTGCAGAGTGTATGGGAGCAGATCGAGAACAGGTGGCTGCTGTGGTGAGCTCTGCTGTCAATGTCAAAAAGCCTGGAGATATTATGACCTTGACTGCAGGTGCAGCCACAGGTACTTCATGAATACACATTTCCTGAAGAAACTTCTTTCAAGCAAAATTTCTGATTGTGATGTTGCAACTTGCATGGAATACGTTCAATTGTCATATTTTCCTTACACTACCAGATTATACCATGCCAATTCCAGCCCAACGATGACTTTGGATAAAACCCTCTCTGATTATCTGATATTTCATATTGGATACAGTATTCTCTTGTTTTTCTGAATACTTTCATTAAGTTTATCTTCCCGGATTGATCTATGCCTGTTAACTTCTCAGAAGGATACTGCCATGTTTTATTGTTTAGAGGGAAGAAATTGGGTGTTTATGTTGTAGATATGTGCTTTGCCCCTGGAATCTCTTATAAAATTCTCTTCCTGCTCAATCAGCCCTGCGTGGAGCAGCAACTCTGAAAGCGAGGGCACAGAGAGAATTATGGAGCCATGCCTCGGTTATTCCATATGAAAAGGGATCCAATCCATTATCTCGATTTAGTGGAGAGTTAGTTCCTGAGGATAATGAATCAGAAATATCTTCCCAGGATTTTCTAGCAAGAGGAGGTGAACTTTTAAAGCGCACAAGAAAAGGTAGTTTATCTTTTAGAAAGGAATATCTGTTTGGTTGAATTAAGGTACTTGAGTTAATACAGCTTCTAGTTCTGACTAATGAAGAATGCTGTTAACAGGTGTCATTCACTGGAAACAGGTAGCTGTTTATATCAACAAGAGATCACAGGTGAAAATCATTTTTGTTTagtattttctagttttggtggcATATTGCCTAGTGAAATTCTGTTTCATGCCTCTCTTTTGCATAGTGCACATCGCATGGTGATGAAAGTCTGCCTGCATGAATAGAAATTCAGGCAAGAGTCTGTATTTAATTGTGGATATTTCTTGTCCTCTTAATGTTCCAGAATGCATTGCAGGTGGTGGTGAAACTGAAGAGCAAGCACATTGGTGGTAcattttcaaagaaaaaaaagagtaAGGAAGCTTTTGTGTGCCATTTTATTTGAAGTTTTTTGACTGCAGGGAGTTATGGATAAAGAAAATTCCATTTTCATGCTTGATCTTCAACTTTTCTAAAGCTTGCACCCATTTGTTGTACATATTGCCAGGTATTGTCTATGATGTTTGCAGTGACATCCCTGCTTGGCCAGGCAGAGACTTATTAGAGGGAGAACAGAGGCGCCATTTTGGTCTTAGAACTGCTCGTGGACTAATGGAGTTTGAATGCAGCAATGAGAAAGAACAGCAGATATGGACAGAAGGGATTAGGCATTTGCTTTCCTTGGCACAAAATCAGAAGAAACTATAGGGCAATATTCTTCCACGTTGGTCAGATTTGGTGTATTATGACACCAATTATTATGTTTGCTTTCAGAGGTTGAGGATTGTGTAATTCCCATCCGAATTAAATAATGAAAGAATTAGTGTGCTTCTCTCAAAACAATATGTACATATAGCTTGGTTCGGGCTTGCTAGGGAAGTGCCACCGGCAGCTATTCATAGAAGATGCTATGAGATTTGATTTCATATACAtgtaaattatattaattttccTGAACCACACAGTCCATGGTCTCTGAATCTTCCTATAATTCATTGTTCATATGGTCGTTTATTAATACCCTCATTACATGAGGAGGAAAAAGCTATAAATTCACACTTTATTTGTTAGTTGTGCTTAATTGTAGGTTAGCCAGTATTAACCCGACTCTATGATGTCGAGTCAGACTAAGGGTCTTTTGGAATGGCAATTAAATTGAAGCAAGGGATTTGCTGACCAAAAGTA includes:
- the LOC131071433 gene encoding VAN3-binding protein isoform X2, producing the protein MDSSTFGHNKSVQSLVNIEEEYPICLPGMSFAPPETPQEPMEFLARSWSISALEVSKALAPFTGHGGGKGPSAFQENTKVAPDKLPLVTAPYSFASNGTSQLVMERILTHPENSILTSRKSLHGGVPLKIQTAGSFGGSPPISPRESDDLKGWILLQRALNPDLCHTDHALNNRLCKNVSSARTQIRGKTVGRWLKDLKERKKEEARTHNAQVHAAISVAGVAAAVAAVAAATATSSGENGQLKTSMAVASAAALVAAQCVEVAECMGADREQVAAVVSSAVNVKKPGDIMTLTAGAATALRGAATLKARAQRELWSHASVIPYEKGSNPLSRFSGELVPEDNESEISSQDFLARGGELLKRTRKGVIHWKQVAVYINKRSQVVVKLKSKHIGGTFSKKKKSIVYDVCSDIPAWPGRDLLEGEQRRHFGLRTARGLMEFECSNEKEQQIWTEGIRHLLSLAQNQKKL
- the LOC131071433 gene encoding VAN3-binding protein isoform X1, which encodes MDSSTFGHNKSVQSLVNIEEEYPICLPGMSFAPPETPQEPMEFLARSWSISALEVSKALAPFTGHGGGKGPSAFQENTKVAPDKLPLVTAPYSFASNGTSQLVMERILTHPENSILTSRKSLHGGVPLKIQTAGSFGGSPPISPRESDDLKGWILLQRALNPDLCHTDHALNNRLCKNVSSARTQIRGKTVGRWLKDLKERKKEEARTHNAQVHAAISVAGVAAAVAAVAAATATSSGENGQLKTSMAVASAAALVAAQCVEVAECMGADREQVAAVVSSAVNVKKPGDIMTLTAGAATALRGAATLKARAQRELWSHASVIPYEKGSNPLSRFSGELVPEDNESEISSQDFLARGGELLKRTRKGVIHWKQVAVYINKRSQNALQVVVKLKSKHIGGTFSKKKKSIVYDVCSDIPAWPGRDLLEGEQRRHFGLRTARGLMEFECSNEKEQQIWTEGIRHLLSLAQNQKKL
- the LOC131071433 gene encoding VAN3-binding protein isoform X3, which encodes MDSSTFGHNKSVQSLVNIEEEYPICLPGMSFAPPETPQEPMEFLARSWSISALEVSKALAPFTGHGGGKGPSAFQENTKVAPDKLPLVTAPYSFASNGTSQLVMERILTHPENSILTSRKSLHGGVPLKIQTAGSFGGSPPISPRESDDLKLCKNVSSARTQIRGKTVGRWLKDLKERKKEEARTHNAQVHAAISVAGVAAAVAAVAAATATSSGENGQLKTSMAVASAAALVAAQCVEVAECMGADREQVAAVVSSAVNVKKPGDIMTLTAGAATALRGAATLKARAQRELWSHASVIPYEKGSNPLSRFSGELVPEDNESEISSQDFLARGGELLKRTRKGVIHWKQVAVYINKRSQNALQVVVKLKSKHIGGTFSKKKKSIVYDVCSDIPAWPGRDLLEGEQRRHFGLRTARGLMEFECSNEKEQQIWTEGIRHLLSLAQNQKKL
- the LOC131071433 gene encoding VAN3-binding protein isoform X4; its protein translation is MDSSTFGHNKSVQSLVNIEEEYPICLPGMSFAPPETPQEPMEFLARSWSISALEVSKALAPFTGHGGGKGPSAFQENTKVAPDKLPLVTAPYSFASNGTSQLVMERILTHPENSILTSRKSLHGGVPLKIQTAGSFGGSPPISPRESDDLKLCKNVSSARTQIRGKTVGRWLKDLKERKKEEARTHNAQVHAAISVAGVAAAVAAVAAATATSSGENGQLKTSMAVASAAALVAAQCVEVAECMGADREQVAAVVSSAVNVKKPGDIMTLTAGAATALRGAATLKARAQRELWSHASVIPYEKGSNPLSRFSGELVPEDNESEISSQDFLARGGELLKRTRKGVIHWKQVAVYINKRSQVVVKLKSKHIGGTFSKKKKSIVYDVCSDIPAWPGRDLLEGEQRRHFGLRTARGLMEFECSNEKEQQIWTEGIRHLLSLAQNQKKL